The Triticum aestivum cultivar Chinese Spring chromosome 3A, IWGSC CS RefSeq v2.1, whole genome shotgun sequence genome includes a region encoding these proteins:
- the LOC123062719 gene encoding tubby-like F-box protein 3, with translation MSFRSIARDVRDGFGSLSRRSFDVTIASLYGLTGHHKGKAQSSLDDFLDPAPVIQESRWASLPPELLQDIIRRLEADESTWPSRKHVVCFAAVCKTWREMCKEIVLSPEFSGKLTFRVSLKQPGPRDGMIQCFIKRNKSKSTYQLYLCLTNVVTAETGKFLLSAKRNRKTSCTEYAISMDSANTSRSNRTYIGKLRSNFLGTKFLIYDTQPPYNGAVVPPVGRSSRRFNSTRVSPKVPAVSYNIAQVTYELNVLGTRGPRRMRCIMHSIPASSVEPGGVVPGQPEQIVPRALGDSFRSITSFSQSFRSSATFSRSIMDQSMDFNSARFSEISGGGVTDGDGEGEVKERPLVLRNKPPRWHEQLQCWCLNFRGRVTIASVKNFQLTAASNPPPAGAPTPSQPGPVDPEKVILQFGKVARDMFTMDYRYPLSAFQAFAICLSSFDTKLACE, from the exons ATGTCGTTTCGTAGCATAGCTCGTGATGTTAGGGATGGTTTCGGTAGCTTGTCGAGGCGGAGCTTTGATGTGACGATCGCAAGCCTTTATGGTCTTACTGGGCACCACAAGGGGAAGGCTCAGAGTTCATTGGATGACTTCCTCGACCCAGCTCCTGTAATTCAAGAGAGTCGGTGGGCAAGTCTTCCTCCTGAACTCCTCCAAGATATCATACGGAGACTGGAGGCTGATGAGAGCACCTGGCCATCCAGGAAGCATGTCGTCTGCTTCGCGGCTGTTTGTAAGACATGGAGGGAAATGTGCAAAGAGATTGTGCTGAGCCCTGAGTTCTCTGGGAAGCTTACGTTCCGAGTCTCTCTAAAGCAG CCTGGCCCTCGAGATGGAATGATTCAATGTTTTATAAAGAGGAACAAATCAAAATCCACCTATCAGCTCTACCTGTGCCTTACCAATG TTGTTACTGCGGAAACTGGGAAGTTCCTCCTATCTGCTAAACGGAACCGCAAGACATCTTGCACAGAGTATGCCATCTCAATGGACTCTGCCAACACCTCAAGATCCAACAGAACCTACATTGGAAAGCTGAG GTCAAACTTCCTCGGCACAAAGTTTTTAATCTACGACACGCAGCCCCCATACAACGGGGCCGTAGTGCCACCCGTTGGAAGGAGCAGCAGAAGGTTCAACTCAACAAGGGTCTCTCCCAAGGTGCCTGCCGTCAGTTACAACATAGCTCAGGTGACATACGAGCTGAATGTTCTTGGCACGAGAGGGCCTAGGCGGATGCGCTGCATCATGCACTCCATACCGGCCTCGTCGGTCGAGCCTGGCGGCGTCGTCCCCGGCcagccggagcagatcgtgcctcgGGCCCTGGGCGACTCGTTCCGCAGCATCACGTCCTTCTCGCAGTCGTTCCGCAGCAGCGCCACCTTCTCCAGGTCCATCATGGACCAGTCCATGGACTTCAACAGCGCCCGCTTCTCGGAGATCAGCGGCGGTGGGGTGACGGACGGCGACGGGGAGGGCGAGGTCAAGGAGAGGCCGCTGGTGCTCCGCAACAAGCCCCCGAGGTGGCACGAGCAGCTGCAGTGCTGGTGCCTCAACTTCCGCGGCCGGGTGACCATCGCCTCCGTGAAGAACTTCCAGCTCACCGCCGCGTCGaacccgccgcccgccggcgccccgACCCCCTCGCAGCCCGGCCCGGTGGACCCCGAGAAGGTGATCCTGCAGTTTGGGAAGGTCGCAAGGGACATGTTCACCATGGACTACCGCTACCCTCTGTCGGCCTTCCAGGCGTTCGCCATCTGCCTCAGTAGCTTCGACACGAAACTGGCCTGTGAATAA